From the genome of Bactrocera oleae isolate idBacOlea1 chromosome 2, idBacOlea1, whole genome shotgun sequence, one region includes:
- the PNKP gene encoding uncharacterized protein F21D5.5, with the protein MSIAKSLKRSLSDAGGSKISKRICFLQPMTSDYNSINLNSGINVVGRNSETGIRDVHCSKRQLELDVDMENTRAKLRVIGENPCSVNGLMIMQNNECNLEHGDIIECVYGKLQFELQFKPSPTAETKIKNEKQNQQPTNEDKSNENSVSKNGSGKWESVGNGSMMVYNDDAVKASNKIAGYDIDGTIITTKSGNVFPKHTDDWQILYPEVPKKLKSLYQSGYKICFFTNQGGIGSGKIKLDDFKRKIKDILKKLAVPVQVFIAIEEGHYRKPLIGMWQYLVDNKNDGIDVDLSKSFFVGDAAGRPESGSGKNKRRKDHSLADRRFAANIDVSFYTPEEHFLGKPTEQWLKSDYKPSEIINNTDIPLLEPKNVDIPADNCEMIIMVGLPGSGKSYFCQEYLEQHNYTIANADKAGSTQACLKICEKALGAGTSCVVDNTNVDVESRKKFMTLAKKYNVPCRCFVMNVPLDQVRHNIKYRHLTDSSHSKINEMVFNMMKKKFKNPTVDEGFTHIVKVNLKPKFKSTTEEQLYKLYLLEK; encoded by the exons ATGTCGATTGCCAAATCTTTGAAACGTTCCTTGTCGGATGCTGGTGGATCCAAAATTTCCAAGCGAATATGTTTTCTGCAACCAATGACATCAGATTATAATTCTATTAATTTGAATTCCGGGATAAATGTGGTAGGACGAAACTCTGAAACTGGCATAAGAGATGTCCATTGTTCCAAGCGACAACTGGAACTCGACGTAGACATGGAAAATACACGAGCTAAATTGCGAGTAATTGGTGAAAATCCTTGCAGCGTCAATGGTTTAATGATAATGCAAAATAACGAATGCAATCTGGAGCACGGAGACATCATTGAATGTGTTTACGGTAAACTTCAATTTGAGCTACAATTCAAACCGTCACCTACAGCggaaacgaaaattaaaaatgaaaaacaaaaccaGCAACCCACTAACGAAGATAAATCGAATGAAAACAGCGTAAGTAAAAATGGTTCGGGAAAATGGGAATCCGTAGGAAACGGATCTATGATGGTATACAACGACGATGCAGTAAAAGCGTCAAACAAAATAGCTGGATATGATATTGATGGCACAATTATTACCACCAAGTCTGGTAATGTTTTTCCAAAACATACCGACGACTGGCAAATATTATACCCCGAagtaccaaaaaaattaaaatcgttATATCAAAGTGGatacaaaatttgctttttcACCAATCAAGGAGGTATAGGAAGTGGCAAAATAAAATTGGatgattttaaaagaaaaataaaagatatactaaaaaaattagcGGTACCTGTACAAGTTTTTATCGCTATCGAAGAAGGTCATTATAGGAAACCATTGATTGGAATGTGGCAATATTTAGTGGATAATAAAAACGATGGCATTGATGTAGATTTAAGCAAAAGCTTCTTTGTGGGCGATGCGGCCGGACGGCCAGAAAGCGGCAGTGGCAAGAACAAACGTAGGAAAGATCATTCTTTGGCAGACCGTAGGTTTGCTGCTAATATAGATGTGTCTTTTTACACTCCTGAAGAGCACTTCTTGGGTAAACCCACGGAGCAATGGCTGAAATCAGATTATAAGCCAAGCGAGATTATAAATAACACCGACATCCCGCTTTTGGAACCGAAAAATGTAGATATTCCTGCTGATAATTGTGAAATGATTATTATGGTGGGCTTACCCGGATCCG GTAAAAGTTATTTTTGTCAAGAGTATCTTGAACAACATAACTACACTATTGCCAACGCTGACAAAGCAGGAAGCACTCAGGCATGTCTCAAAATATGTGAGAAGGCTTTGGGAGCCGGGACATCTTGTGTCGTGGACAATACAAATGTGGATGTTGAGTCGCGGAAAAAGTTTATGACGCTAGCAAAGAAATACAATGTCCCTTGTCGTTGTTTCGTTATGAACGTGCCATTGGATCAAGTACGtcataatataaaatacagACATCTTACGGATAGTAGCCACTCAAAGATAAATGAAATGGTTTTTAATAtgatgaagaaaaaatttaaaaatccaaCAGTGGACGAAGGATTCACACATATTgtcaaagtaaatttaaaacCGAAATTCAAGAGCACAACGGAGGAGCAactatacaaattatatttattagaaaaataa
- the Arl2 gene encoding ADP-ribosylation factor-like protein 2, which translates to MGFLSVLKKMRQKEKEMRILLLGLDNAGKTTILKRFNGESIDTISPTLGFNIKTLEHNGYMLNLWDVGGQKSLRSYWRNYFESTDGLVWVVDSADRMRLESCKQELRVLLQEERLAGATLLVLANKQDLPGALSANDIKDVLELDDITTHHWLVVGVSAVTGEKLLGAMDWLIDDIAKRIFTLD; encoded by the exons ATGGGTTTCCTTTCAGTTTTGAAGAAAATGAGACAGAAAGAAAAGGAGATGCGAATACTTCTATT AGGACTAGACAATGCCGGTAAAACAACCATATTAAAGAGATTTAATGGTGAATCAATAGACACAATCTCCCCCACGCTGGgatttaatattaaaactttGGAACATAATGGATATATGCTGAATCTCTGGGATGTGGGTGGACAGAAATCACTTCGTTCATACTGGCGAAATTACTTCGAATCAACTGATGGCCTGGTATGGGTGGTAGACAGCGCAGATCGTATGCGCCTTGAATCATGTAAACAAGAACTGAGAGTTTTGCTACAAGAGGAACGTCTTGCTGGCGCTACACTGCTTGTACTAGCAAACAAACAGGATTTACCTGGAGCACTTAGCGCAAATGATATCAAagat GTCCTTGAGCTTGACGATATAACCACACATCATTGGTTAGTTGTGGGTGTGAGTGCGGTAACTGGAGAAAAACTCTTAGGAGCTATGGATTGGCTTATAGATGATATTGCTAAGCGCATATTTACCTTAGATTAA
- the Tti1 gene encoding TELO2-interacting protein 1 homolog, translating to MASFEQFVLKVKPALDMFLRAPNREHLERLRYELLQFNFRQMKVFHSQILAPLVLKLEELNGANQDLMTGILDCVRIVMSNLYLDDIQELRTLLVIVLKQIRESGAITTRPNISEELKLVSVQCIAEALRRSSSDVLEVFYKQESAMLLGQILLSLVEFIEKEKYRKLVIASLVCLMTIFYVHDEAEFTDVVLRNQVADTIFIFLPKIVTVLLKTSLADEKLGETLKATAIKALGRILCVIYDHSGDVAIKHCYDKNEFKNLFNQGSQHKNDSSEFDNYATTNKSSQEQIENRLKRMQSSGRSKEWFNDTSVKLRIVYTQTSILRSHDSVRVRTEYARMCCTLIERCGHNLSGNFLLLLGNVISMSEDEDKYISQLCAQTLSQSQQQDNAIDSIFDEYADTLFDEHLAKLPRIINRCADAEQYAELIFLKGFLKNLCSSRINSLLLVPKNLEMLCRCLLSAVDMKLCRDFLTEEYAVREVVEADLTECVKLNWRQYKHLNSERCIKLVKDICEILGNINGLNRLVYDFLLELLDQNSEAMNEILQIMLWVGTGDESRNNSTHIELVEILTEEILNDKHWHLALRPDASWRLKVDKPTNWFVDNTPGLYESAVEIRTQDVDSDDEKDADLVSRSQRVTILDAEFNVLHTCLSLDVLGHCATHFGESFNRYIFRCLHKVLLKVASSNTMVYQAANFCLVSIQKALKFANISEMIEAHTDYLSYHLNTILKRSPESQAAVDILTVLLQLSTRRALPHLENIFQTIYNECSKSQQSENMNAFLRVFNAFVKHVARWQMSSDVEVSSVPMQVEHTQEVDHLQNWLDILERSNAIVVDESVNMENETTAKTTTNTTDDVEMKDEETEDDLKPQLPRHILMVKDITSQVLKFVSFVDQTHQILALECLIQAVPLLRDYEDELLPLVHLMWSPLVEKFRNNEAVVLNRCFTLLNVLATHAKEFILKRSLNDVIPNLKDFLQKSSKNSVMETITAHTQEYKLQVILLENFANLIESLQIDGKHLNDIAEIVSLYLAKEQPKELQELAIKFYLRLRLYNAPLAYMVVLKKAHITNHKDNAEKVLKNFRKNFTSM from the exons ATGGCctcatttgaacaatttgtattAAAAGTAAAACCAGCGTTGGACATGTTTTTGCGGGCGCCCAACAGGGAGCATTTGGAGCGGCTTCGCTACGAACTGTTGCAATTCAACTTTAGACAAATGAAAGTATTCCATTCACAAATATTGGCGCCACTCGTTCTAAAATTGGAAGAGCTAAATGG GGCAAATCAGGACTTAATGACGGGCATTTTGGATTGCGTGCGCATTGTTATGTCCAACCTGTACTTAGATGACATACAAGAATTGCGCACATTGTTGGTAATTGTACTAAAGCAAATTCGTGAATCTGGTGCAATCACAACACGTCCGAATATAAGCGAGGAATTAAAGTTGGTTTCAGTACAATGCATTGCAGAGGCATTGCGTCGCTCTAGTAGTGATGTACTTGAGGTATTTTATAAGCAAGAATCTGCTATGCTCCTCGGACAGATACTATTATCGCTAgttgaatttattgaaaaagaaaAGTATCGGAAATTAGT AATTGCATCTCTCGTTTGTTTAATGACAATTTTTTATGTGCATGATGAAGCGGAATTTACAGATGTGGTACTAAGAAATCAAGTAGCCGAtacgatttttatatttttgccaaaaattgttACTGTCTTATTAAAAACTAGCCTTGCCGATGAAAAATTAGGCGAAACACTTAAGGCG ACAGCCATTAAAGCACTGGGTCGGATACTGTGCGTGATTTACGATCATTCAGGTGATGTAGCAATCAAACACTGCTacgataaaaatgaatttaaaaatctgTTCAATCAGGGGTCGCAACATAAAAACGATTCATCTGAATTCGATAATTATGCAACGACCAACAAAAGCTCTCAAGAGCAAATTGAAAATCGCCTGAAGCGTATGCAAAGCAGCGGTCGCTCCAAAGAATGGTTTAATGATACTTCAGTGAAGCTCCGCATAGTTTATACACAAACAAGTATTTTGCGTTCGCACGATTCAGTGCGCGTGCGTACCGAATATGCACGTATGTGTTGCACTTTAATAGAACGTTGCGGCCATAATCTTTCAGGAAATTTTCTGCTTTTACTCGGGAACGTGATATCCATGTCGGAGGATGAAGATAAGTATATCAGTCAACTATGTGCACAAACATTATCACAGTCACAACAACAGGACAATGCTATTGATAGTATTTTTGACGAGTACGCCGATACATTATTCGATGAACATTTAGCAAAATTACCACGCATAATCAATCGCTGTGCCGATGCTGAGCAATACgctgaattgatttttttaaaggGGTTTCTGAAAAACTTATGCTCTTCGAGAATAAATTCTCTGTTGTTGGTGCcgaaaaatttagaaatgcTTTGTAGATGTCTGCTTTCAGCAGTTGATATGAAACTATGTCGCGATTTTTTAACGGAGGAATATGCAGTACGAGAAGTTGTGGAGGCTGATTTAACTGAATGTGTAAAACTCAATTGGCGGCAATATAAACATTTGAATAGCGAACGTTGCATAAAATTAGTGAAAGATATTTGTGAGATTTTAGGCAATATAAATGGTTTGAATCGCTTGGTGTATGATTTTCTCTTGGAGCTACTGGATCAAAACAGTGAAGCCAtgaatgaaattttgcaaataatgcTTTGGGTCGGCACAGGTGATGAAAGCCGGAATAATTCTACCCATATAGAATTGGTAGAAATACTTACTGAGGAAATATTGAATGATAAACACTGGCATTTAGCATTGCGGCCTGATGCAAGCTGGCGGCTAAAGGTGGACAAG CCAACAAACTGGTTTGTGGACAATACACCCGGCTTATATGAGTCGGCGGTAGAAATTAGAACACAAGACGTGGACTCCGATGATGAAAAGGATGCGGATTTag TGAGCAGGTCACAGCGTGTCACAATTTTAGATGCCGAATTCAATGTATTGCACACATGCCTATCTTTGGATGTTTTAGGACACTGCGCAACACATTTTGGCGAGAGTTTCAACCGTTATATATTTCGTTGCCTACACAAAGTGCTTTTAaaagtag CAAGCAGCAACACAATGGTTTATCAAGCGGCCAACTTTTGCTTAGTCTCCATACAAAAGGcgttaaaatttgcaaatatctcCGAAATGATTGAAGCGCATACCGATTACCTTAGTTATCATTTGAATACCATTTTAAAGCGG TCACCTGAAAGCCAGGCTGCGGTTGACATACTAACGGTACTGCTTCAACTAAGCACTCGCAGAGCGTTACCACAtttggaaaacattttccaAACAATATACAATGAATGTAGTAAATCTCAACAATCGGAAAatatgaatgcatttttgcGTGTTTTCAATGCGTTTGTGAAACATGTCGCCCGCTGGCAAATGTCAAGTGATGTAGAAGTGTCCTCTGTGCCCATGCAAGTCGAGCATACACAAGAAGTAGATCACTTACAAAATTGGCTGGATATATTGGAAAGAAGCAATGCAATCGTTGTGGATGAAAGTGTGAATATGGAGAACGAAACAACtgcaaaaaccacaacaaacacTACGGATGATGTTGAGATGAAAGATGAGGAGACGGAAGATGATTTGAAGCCACAATTACCACGTCATATACTAATGGTTAAGGATATAACAAGTCAGGTTTTAAAGTTTGTGAGCTTTGTTGACCAAACGCACCAGATACTTGCGCTCGAGTGTTTAATACAGGCTGTGCCTTTACTGCGTGATTATGAAGATGAGCTGCTGCCATTGGTGCACTTAATGTGGTCACCATTAGTGGAGAAATTTCGCAACAACGAAGCCGTGGTTTTAAATCGCTGTTTCACATTGTTGAACGTGCTGGCAACGCATGCTAAGGAATTCATACTGAAACGTAGCTTAAA TGATGTGATACCCAATCTGAAAGATTTCTTGCAAAAATCATCTAAAAACAGCGTGATGGAAACAATCACAGC TCACACGCAAGAGTATAAACTACAAGTGATTCTGCTTGAGAATTTTGCCAATCTCATTGAGAGCTTACAAATCGATGGCAAACATTTGAATGATATCGCCGAAATTGTATCGCTTTACCTTGCGAAAGAGCAGCCGAAGGAATTGCAAGAGTTGGCCATCAAGTTCTATCTTCGTTTGCGTCTGTATAATGCACCGCTGGCGTACATGGTTGTGCTTAAGAAAGCCCACATAACCAATCATAAAGACAATGCAgaaaaagtgttgaaaaactttcgtaaaaattttacaTCTATGTAG